A genome region from Cucurbita pepo subsp. pepo cultivar mu-cu-16 chromosome LG02, ASM280686v2, whole genome shotgun sequence includes the following:
- the LOC111789106 gene encoding pirin-like protein, which yields MPEKDSQCVAKQPRLVARKFLARPQHEGLGAIVRRSIGRFELKYFDPFLVLDEFSVTAPAGFPDHPHRGFETVTYMLQGSVTHEDFEGHKGTIGAGDLQWMTAGRGIVHSEMPAAQGTQKGLQLWINLSSKNKMIEPNYQEVSSKEIPEATKDGVTVKVIAGEALGAKSPIHTRTPTMYLDFTLNPKAHLHQPIPSSWNAFVYILEGEGVFGSSKATSTTAHNLLLLGFGDGLDVWNKSAKGVRFILVGGERLSEPVVQFGPFVMNTQEQIDQTIDDFDNYTNGFEKARHWRSQAAIS from the exons atgcCTGAGAAAGACAGTCAATGTGTTGCTAAACAGCCTCGTCTCGTGGCTAGAAAGTTTCTGGCTAGGCCTCAACATGAAGGGTTGGGCGCCATTGTTAGAAGGAGCATTGGAAG ATTTGAGCTGAAATACTTCGACCCTTTTCTGGTTTTGGATGAATTTTCAG TTACTGCCCCAGCTGGGTTCCCTGATCATCCACATAGAG GATTTGAGACAGTGACCTACATGTTACAG GGAAGTGTGACACATGAAGATTTTGAAGGTCACAAGGGAACAATTGGTGCAGGTGACTTGCAGTGGATGACTGCAGGTAGAGGTATTGTACATTCAGAAATGCCTGCAGCTCAAGGAACCCAAAAGGGCCTCCAACTATGGATCAACCTTTCttccaagaacaaaat GATTGAGCCAAATTACCAAGAAGTTTCAAGCAAGGAAATCCCAGAAGCTACAAAAGATGGAGTGACAGTGAAAGTCATAGCTGGTGAGGCATTGGGAGCAAAATCACCAATCCACACAAGAACACCAACCATGTACTTAGACTTCACTCTCAACCCAAAGGCTCATCTCCATCAGCCGATCCCGTCATCCTGGAACGCGTTCGTTTACATTCTCGAGGGCGAGGGCGTCTTCGGCAGTTCGAAGGCGACGTCGACGACAGCACATAACCTTCTTCTGCTCGGGTTCGGGGACGGTTTAGACGTGTGGAATAAGTCAGCCAAGGGTGTAAGGTTCATCTTGGTAGGAGGTGAACGACTGAGTGAGCCTGTTGTGCAATTTGGGCCATTTGTGATGAACactcaagaacaaattgaCCAAACCATTGATGATTTTGATAACTATACCAATGGGTTTGAGAAAGCAAGGCATTGGAGATCACAAGCTGCAATTTCATAG
- the LOC111789104 gene encoding uncharacterized protein LOC111789104, whose amino-acid sequence MESPQSVVSQLKNSPIFEPEKQKPNFFVPITGNPPKGIEVNKKEAVMYNLEEIVGALDVCIHQARDIHNICIYQKQDVYAKFCMTTDPEDSLSTNIINGGGRNPIFNENLRFNVRSVDVSLKCEIWMLSRMRNYLEDQLLGFTLVPLSEVLVNDGKLEKEFSLSSTNLFHSSAGFVKLTLEYNGAAPDVMVVPKAAFSEISESLSSDLDKIEFPDPKIVKEDEMMVSEYFGIPCSNPESELSESLATSGTEDHLSSEIGAHNMESFSTASVESVQLPRLNFAPSSLSTNGPTSSESSDDSEASKPRTHEPNEKEKHVDIKNGEADSSVEVLSKPIITLTIEPEHNVVQQDIVDMYMKSMEQFTESLAKMKLPLDGDNGPTSSANSSVDPKTPSSKNDNARVFYGSRAFF is encoded by the coding sequence ATGGAATCCCCTCAATCTGTTGTCTCCCAGTTGAAGAACTCTCCTATTTTCGAGCCCGAGAAGCAGAAACCGAATTTCTTCGTCCCGATCACGGGTAATCCACCAAAGGGAATTGAGGTCAATAAGAAAGAAGCAGTGATGTATAACTTGGAGGAAATTGTTGGTGCACTTGATGTATGCATTCATCAGGCTAGAGATATTCATAATATCTGCATATACCAAAAGCAAGATGTTTATGCTAAGTTTTGTATGACTACTGATCCTGAAGATTCGCTCTCGACCAACATCATTAATGGGGGCGGGAGGAACCCGATATTCAATGAGAATCTTCGTTTTAATGTTCGAAGCGTCGATGTGTCCCTTAAATGCGAGATATGGATGTTGAGCAGAATGAGAAACTATCTGGAAGACCAGTTGTTGGGGTTTACCTTGGTGCCATTGTCTGAAGTTCTTGTAAATGATGGAAAGTTAGAGAAAGAGTTTTCCTTATCTTCTACCAATTTGTTCCATTCTAGTGCAGGGTTTGTTAAACTAACCCTCGAGTACAATGGAGCCGCGCCCGATGTAATGGTTGTTCCTAAAGCTGCCTTTTCCGAAATATCCGAGTCGCTATCTAGTGATTTGGATAAGATAGAGTTTCCCGACCCTAAAATCGTAAAGGAAGACGAGATGATGGTGTCGGAGTATTTTGGCATCCCGTGCTCTAATCCAGAGTCTGAGCTCTCTGAGAGCCTAGCCACTTCTGGCACAGAAGATCATCTTAGTTCAGAAATAGGTGCACATAATATGGAAAGCTTCTCAACAGCTTCGGTCGAGTCTGTCCAGCTTCCAAGGCTCAATTTTGCACCTAGCAGCCTGTCAACTAATGGACCGACAAGCTCGGAATCGTCGGATGATTCTGAAGCTTCGAAACCTCGAACTCACGAACCAAATGAAAAGGAGAAGCATGTGGACATTAAGAATGGGGAGGCTGATTCCTCTGTTGAGGTACTCTCAAAGCCTATTATCACTCTGACCATAGAGCCAGAACATAATGTAGTGCAGCAGGACATTGTTGATATGTATATGAAAAGCATGGAGCAATTTACAGAGTCATTGGCAAAGATGAAACTTCCACTCGACGGCGATAATGGACCGACTAGTTCAGCAAATTCAAGCGTTGATCCGAAAACTCCGTCCTCGAAGAACGATAATGCACGAGTGTTCTATGGAAGCAGGGCTTTCTTCTAA
- the LOC111789109 gene encoding protein TORNADO 1-like has product MASDKNNHGNLESAVHALGPNSPGPQSLSFNLSQQTSFSHVETENSMKVSLSRDDIPYFSTFLTALTCHNSLRSLEFHLVDWELEQLRELCRLIEDNSGVRQVVFRRNRLSNECLAELGCTLKRNRGIKELMFSECGIGSVGVGSIASGLKDNDSLEELQIWEDSIGSKGAEKLSKMVEENSTLKLLSIFDSNSIAVTPLISAVLGMNRNMELHIWVGENGGKSSKVVEFVPGNSTLRIYRLDINGACRVACALGLNSTVKTLDMTGIRLKSRWAKEFRCALEQNQCLREVKLSKTHLKDEAIVHIAAGLFKNKHLQSLFLDGNLFTGIGVEHLLCPLSRFSTLQQQPNITLKCIAFGGRRNKIGRDGLAAVLRMLTTNETLTHLKIYDDHSLRPNDIVRIFRNLEKNASLKHLSLHGCKGVDGDMVLQTIMEMLEVNPWIEEIDLFGTPLQNSGKADRVYQRLGQNGNTDLEPQVDSLDMTLTEPKSCRIFFCGQEYAGKTTLCNSILQNFGSKLPFTDQVRSLVAPVEQAVRTVGMKIKAFRDGDIKISIWNLAGQHEFHSLHDLMFPGPGSASVFVIISSLFRKPSNKESKHPNEVEEEVRYWLRYIVSNSKRAQQQCMLPNVTLVLTHYDKVIQPSQNLQQILISIQGLRDKFQGYLDIYPTVFTVDARSSATVNKLLHHLQRTSRTVLQRVPQVYQLCNELIQILKDWRSENYNKPVMRWKEFEDLCQLRIAQLRIRSRRSNKDKIETRRKAIATCLHDIGEVIYFEELGFMILDCDWFCGEVLGQLIRLDIRNHSNNNNGFISRRELEKVLRGKLHSQIPGMSSKVFENLQASDVVGMMLKLELCYEQDQPDPDSPLLIPSVLEEGRGKPQRWPLSMPDCIYTGRHLECDDSSHTFLTPGFFPRLQVHLHNRIMGLKNQYVATYSLEKYLITININGIYVRVELGGQFGYYIDVLACSTKSLTETLRLIQQLIIPAIHDLCHGIILIESIMRPECVRSLVPPRHRKTQQVSIQLLKLALFSVPADGMYDYQHTWCPVSDGGREILAVGFDFARDLLSDDDFREVLHRRYHDLYDLAVELQVPHENNPETVDNSQSNDETDKVEATFSGIAKGVEAVLQRLKIIEQEIRDLKQEIKGLRYYEHRLLLELNRKVNYLVNYNVEIEERRVPNMFYFVRTENYSRRLITNLISGMNALRLHMLCEFRREMHVVEDQIGCEVIQIDNMAVRSLAPYMTKFMKLVTLSLRIGAQVAVGMGHMIPDLSREVAHLADSSLFHGAAGAAAAGAVGAAAMGRVGLSRGRTKAGDIQKELKTAQQWVLDYLREQRCSTGKDIAEKFGLWRVRYRDDGHIAWICRRHMNLRAHEIIEVPI; this is encoded by the exons ATGGCTTCAGACAAGAACAACCATGGCAATCTTGAATCGGCAGTGCACGCTCTGGGACCGAACAGCCCCGGACCCCAGAGCCTCTCCTTCAATCTCTCTCAGCAAACCTCTTTCTCCCATGTCGAAACCGAAAACTCCATGAAAGTATCCCTCTCCAGGGATGACATTCCATACTTCTCTACCTTTCTCACAGCTTTGACCTGCCATAACTCCCTCAGAAGCTTGGAGTTTCATCTCGTTGATTGGGAACTCGAGCAATTGCGAGAGCTTTGCAGGTTGATAGAGGATAATTCAGGCGTTAGACAGGTCGTGTTTCGACGAAATAGATTGAGTAATGAATGCTTGGCAGAGCTGGGCTGTACTTTGAAAAGGAACAGAGGGATTAAGGAGCTTATGTTTTCAGAATGCGGGATCGGGTCGGTCGGAGTTGGTTCGATTGCTTCTGGTTTGAAGGACAACGACTCGTTGGAGGAGCTGCAGATTTGGGAGGACTCAATCGGGTCGAAAGGAGCGGAAAAACTCTCCAAGATGGTTGAAGAAAACTCAACTCTAAAGCTGTTATCGATTTTTGACTCGAATTCAATCGCAGTAACTCCATTGATTTCTGCAGTTTTGGGAATGAACAGGAACATGGAACTGCACATTTGGGTCGGAGAAAATGGCGGTAAAAGTTCAAAGGTGGTCGAGTTTGTGCCTGGGAATAGTACACTCAGAATCTATAGGCTTGACATAAACGGTGCTTGCAGGGTTGCCTGCGCTCTCGGGTTAAACTCGACGGTTAAAACGCTCGACATGACAGGAATCCGACTAAAATCCCGGTGGGCGAAGGAGTTCCGTTGCGCATTGGAGCAAAACCAATGTCTTAGAGAAGTAAAACTATCTAAAACTCACTTAAAAGATGAAGCAATTGTTCATATAGCAGCTGGACTTTTCAAGAACAAGCACTTGCAGAGCTTGTTTCTTGATGGAAACTTGTTCACCGGCATCGGAGTCGAGCATTTACTCTGCCCTTTAAGCCGGTTTTCGACCCTGCAACAACAACCAAACATAACTCTCAAATGCATAGCGTTTGGAGGTCGAAGAAACAAGATAGGAAGAGATGGGCTTGCAGCCGTTTTACGTATGCTAACGACGAACGAAACTCTAACTCATCTCAAAATATATGATGATCATAGCTTGAGACCAAATGACATAGTCAGAATTTTCAGAAACTTGGAGAAGAATGCATCCTTAAAACACTTATCATTACATGGCTGTAAAGGTGTTGATGGAGACATGGTGTTGCAGACAATAATGGAGATGCTTGAAGTAAATCCTTGGATAGAAGAAATCGACCTCTTCGGAACTCCTCTTCAGAATTCCGGAAAAGCTGATAGAGTTTACCAAAGATTAGGACAGAACGGGAACACCGACCTCGAACCACAGGTCGATTCGCTCGATATGACCTTGACAGAGCCGAAAAGTTGTCGGATTTTCTTCTGTGGGCAAGAATATGCAGGTAAAACTACTTTATGTAACTCCATATTACAGAACTTTGGATCAAAACTACCCTTCACAGACCAAGTAAGATCTTTGGTAGCTCCAGTTGAACAAGCAGTAAGAACAGtaggaatgaaaataaaagctttCAGAGATGGGGacatcaaaatttcaatttggaATCTAGCAGGTCAACATGAATTCCATTCCCTACATGATCTTATGTTTCCAGGGCCAGGAAGTGCATCAGTGTTTGTGATCATCAGCAGTTTATTCAGGAAACCGAGTAATAAAGAATCGAAACATCCGAATGAGGTAGAAGAAGAGGTTCGGTATTGGCTAAGGTACATAGTTTCCAACTCGAAACGAGCACAGCAGCAATGCATGCTTCCTAATGTAACTTTGGTTCTAACACACTATGACAAAGTCATACAACCATCACAGAACTTGCAGCAGATTTTGATTTCAATTCAGGGACTAAGAGACAAATTCCAAGGTTACCTTGACATATACCCGACAGTATTTACCGTCGATGCACGTTCGTCAGCGACGGTAAATAAACTCTTGCATCACCTTCAGAGAACAAGCAGGACTGTTCTTCAAAGAGTTCCACAAGTTTACCAGCTCTGTAATGAACTGATACAGATTTTGAAAGACTGGAGATCAGAAAACTATAACAAGCCAGTAATGAGATGGAAAGAGTTCGAGGATCTATGTCAACTTCGCATCGCTCAGTTGAGAATCCGTTCGAGACGGAGTAATAAAGATAAGATCGAAACAAGGAGGAAGGCTATTGCTACTTGCTTGCATGACATAGGAGAGGTGATTTACTTCGAAGAACTCGGATTTATGATATTAGATTGTGATTGGTTCTGTGGAGAAGTTCTTGGGCAACTAATAAGATTAGACATTAGGAACCATTCAAACAACAATAATGGATTCATCAGTAGGAGAGAACTCGAAAAGGTGTTAAGAGGCAAGTTACATAGCCAGATCCCAGGAATGAGTTCGAAGGTATTCGAAAACTTACAAGCAAGTGACGTTGTGGGAATGATGCTTAAGCTGGAGCTTTGTTACGAACAAGACCAGCCGGATCCGGATTCTCCGTTGCTTATTCCATCAGTTCTCGAAGAAGGTCGAGGAAAGCCACAGagatggccattaagtatgccGGACTGCATCTACACAGGGAGACACCTTGAATGTGATGATTCGAGCCATACGTTTTTAACTCCGGGCTTTTTTCCTCGACTACAG GTGCATTTGCATAACAGAATCATGGGATTAAAGAACCAATATGTAGCAACTTACAGCTTAGAGAAATACCTGATCACAATAAACATCAATGGAATTTATGTCAGGGTAGAGCTTGGAGGACAGTTTGGCTACTATATTGATGTCCTGGCATGCTCCACAAAGAGCTTGACCGAGACTCTCCGATTAATCCAGCAGCTTATAATCCCTGCGATTCACGACCTCTGTCATGGCATCATCTTGATCGAAAGCATTATGAGGCCCGAATGTGTGCGAAGTTTGGTGCCACCTAGACACAGGAAAACTCAGCAAGTCTCCATCCAACTACTGAAACTAGCATTGTTTTCAGTACCTGCCGATGGCATGTATGATTATCAGCATACATGGTGTCCTGTGTCGGATGGTGGTAGAGAAATTCTTGCAGTTGGCTTTGATTTCGCTCGGGATCTCTTGTCCGATGATGATTTCCGGGAAGTTTTGCATAGGAGGTACCATGACCTTTATGATCTAGCAGTTGAACTGCAAGTCCCACATGAAAACAACCCAGAAACAGTTGATAACTCACAATCGAACGACGAAACAGATAAAGTTGAAGCGACGTTCAGTGGAATTGCGAAAGGGGTTGAAGCTGTTTTGCAGAGATTAAAGATCATTGAACAAGAAATCAGAGACTTAAAGCAGGAGATAAAAGGTCTAAGATATTATGAGCACAGACTCCTCCTCGAGCTTAATCGAAAAGTGAACTACCTAGTGAATTACAACGTTGAAATCGAAGAGAGGAGAGTACCAAACATGTTCTATTTTGTTAGAACAGAAAACTATTCAAGAAGGTTGATTACGAACCTGATTTCCGGCATGAATGCTCTCCGACTCCACATGTTATGCGAGTTCCGAAGGGAAATGCATGTTGTCGAAGATCAGATAGGCTGTGAAGTCATACAGATCGACAACATGGCAGTCAGGTCTTTAGCTCCATATATGACAAAGTTCATGAAACTAGTAACACTGTCTCTCAGAATAGGAGCTCAAGTAGCAGTTGGAATGGGACACATGATCCCAGATTTGAGTCGCGAGGTTGCGCATCTAGCcgattcttctctttttcatgGAGCAGCTGGGGCAGCTGCTGCCGGAGCTGTTGGAGCTGCAGCTATGGGACGTGTCGGCTTAAGCAGGGGAAGAACAAAAGCTGGAGACATTCAGAAAGAGCTCAAAACAGCACAGCAGTGGGTTCTGGATTACTTGAGAGAACAGAGATGTTCAACTGGAAAAGATATCGCCGAGAAGTTCGGATTGTGGAGAGTGCGATACAGGGATGACGGTCACATTGCCTGGATCTGTAGAAGGCACATGAACCTCAGAGCTCATGAAATAATTGAAGTTCCCATATGA
- the LOC111789107 gene encoding 30S ribosomal protein S10, chloroplastic-like, with product MAISSLSATIIPSPTLLGPISSLSSKPKLLPFSASFTSVSKLNPLQFSLSSTRVYAAPEVLDSPGTIEPPPEILEGSGAAVLEGEDFEVPGTSALSIGEDVDKLAPKQKIRIKLRSYWVPLIEDSCKQILDAARNTNAKTMGPVPLPTKKRIYCVLKSPHVHKDARFHFEIRTHQRLIDILYPTAQTIDSLMQLDLPAGVDVEVKL from the exons ATGGCTATTTCTTCACTCTCTGCCACCATAATTCCATCTCCAACTCTATTGGGTCCtatttcatctctttcttctaAACCTAAACTTCTTCCCTTCTCTGCTTCCTTTACTTCTGTTTCAAAGCTCAACCCCCTTCAATTTTCGTTGTCCTCGACTAGGGTTTATGCCGCTCCTGAAGTTCTGGACTCCCCCGGCACCATTGAACCGCCTCCGGAAATCTTGGAGGGCTCTGGAGCTGCCGTTCTCGAG GGTGAAGATTTTGAGGTGCCTGGGACTTCAGCGCTAAGTATTGGTGAGGATGTGGATAAG CTGGCCCCAAAGcagaaaataagaattaagCTAAGATCTTACTGGGTTCCACTCATTGAAGATTCTTGCAAGCAGATATTGGATGCTGCAAGGAACACGAATGCAAAAACCATGGGTCCCGTGCCATTACCTACGAAAAAGCGCATCTATTGTGTTCTTAAATCCCCTCATGTTCATAAGGATGCAAGATTCCATTTTGAAATCAGAACCCACCAGCGGCTAATCGATATTTTGTACCCTACTGCTCAAACAATTGATTCTTTGATGCAACTCGACCTTCCAGCTGGTGTTGATGTGGAGGTCAAGCTATGA
- the LOC111789105 gene encoding serine acetyltransferase 1, chloroplastic-like produces MFTPRPSPLYRPLSRLPMALHNPSPFRLSSLISHSPDLHHSPMAAACLHHNSPPLHFDPTTPLPTDPHLKILNFSRPTFSDHLSPPPISPNPQILNSPVSDSDLWFKIQEEARADMEHEPILASYYITSILSHNSMERALANHLSIKLCNLSLPSSTLFELFTDVIQEDAGEILRCSIRDLQAVKERDPAWISYVQCFLNYKGFLAVQSHRIAHKLWCRGRKVLALLIQNRVAEAFAVDIHPGARIGCGILLDHATGVVVGETAVIGNDVSILHHVTLGGTGKNSGDRHPKIGDGVLIGAGTCILGNIKIGDGAKIGAGSVVLKDVPPRTTAVGNPARLIGGKANPIKLDKTPSFTMDHTSHINDWSDYVI; encoded by the coding sequence ATGTTCACCCCTCGCCCCTCCCCTCTATACAGACCTCTCTCCCGTCTCCCCATGGCCCTCCACAACCCTTCTCCCTTCCGTCTATCTTCTTTAATCTCCCATTCCCCCGACCTCCATCACTCTCCCATGGCCGCCGCCTGTCTCCACCACAACTCTCCGCCACTCCACTTCGACCCAACCACTCCTCTCCCCACCGACCCTCATCTCAAAATCCTCAATTTCTCCCGACCCACCTTCTCCGACCATCTCTCTCCGCCACCCATTTCCCCAAATCCCCAAATCCTCAACTCCCCTGTTTCCGACTCCGATCTGTGGTTCAAAATCCAGGAAGAAGCTCGAGCCGACATGGAACACGAACCCATTTTGGCTAGCTACTACATCACTTCGATTCTGTCTCATAACTCCATGGAACGAGCTCTAGCGAACCATCTCTCGATTAAGCTCTGTAATTTGAGCCTTCCGAGTTCGACTCTGTTCGAGCTTTTTACCGATGTGATTCAAGAAGATGCCGGCGAGATTTTGCGGTGTTCGATTAGGGATTTACAGGCGGTGAAAGAAAGGGATCCTGCTTGGATTAGTTATGTGCAGTGTTTTTTGAATTACAAAGGGTTTTTAGCGGTGCAATCGCATCGAATTGCTCATAAACTTTGGTGCAGAGGAAGAAAAGTCTTGGCTCTGTTGATTCAAAACAGAGTCGCCGAAGCTTTTGCGGTTGATATTCATCCTGGTGCGAGGATTGGATGTGGGATTTTGCTTGATCATGCTACCGGCGTTGTCGTCGGCGAGACGGCCGTGATCGGAAACGATGTGTCAATTCTTCACCATGTGACTTTGGGTGGTACCGGGAAGAATTCCGGCGACCGACACCCGAAGATTGGCGATGGGGTTTTGATTGGCGCTGGGACTTGTATTTTGGGGAATATTAAGATCGGCGACGGGGCGAAGATTGGAGCTGGGTCGGTGGTTTTGAAGGATGTGCCGCCGCGGACGACGGCGGTTGGGAATCCGGCGAGGCTGATCGGCGGGAAGGCGAATCCGATTAAGTTGGATAAGACTCCTAGTTTCACAATGGATCATACTTCTCATATCAATGACTGGTCTGATTATGTTATATAG